A part of Sus scrofa isolate TJ Tabasco breed Duroc chromosome 15, Sscrofa11.1, whole genome shotgun sequence genomic DNA contains:
- the GPR148 gene encoding LOW QUALITY PROTEIN: probable G-protein coupled receptor 148 (The sequence of the model RefSeq protein was modified relative to this genomic sequence to represent the inferred CDS: inserted 2 bases in 1 codon; substituted 2 bases at 2 genomic stop codons) has translation MGVQLALCPLGTTIWPASNQLIREPPCMPQGARNVSLSLRDLRVPDSMLHWLFLPSTLLAAATLALSPLLLVNILWSQRLQQDPHYLLLANILLSDLAYVVFHMLISSSNLSSWALGHIACAVLSDAIFAAYTSTILSFMATMLHTYLAVAYALHYFSFMSCEAAHKVVALIWLVAGFFPTFLIWVKSRRMPGWWNEGPHASCCXAWAPSLGTKPGRGPQVAVTHTCILCILFLCIALITYCFWRICAESRTLGIWVQGYSQARVTQLIHTVLMTXYVSPAVVFSLDIVLTKYHYIGARTHMWLMTANSDVIMMLSCAVLPXLYTIHYQQLLRVVWGHFSSGRHSNIFTISQSYRPQS, from the exons ATGGGGGTTCAGTTGGCACTTTGCCCCCTGGGCACAACCATCTGGCCAGCCTCCAACCAGCTCATCCGAGAGCCCCCCTGCATGCCCCAGGGAGCCAGAAAtgtctccctgagcctcagggaCCTCAGGGTGCCCGACTCCATGCTCCATTGGCTCTTCCTTCCCTCAACTCTGctggctgcagcaacactagcACTGAGCCCCCTGCTGCTGGTGAACATCCTATGGAGCCAGAGGCTACAGCAGGACCCTCACTATCTGTTGCTGGCTAACATCCTACTCTCTGATCTGGCCTATGTTGTCTTTCACATGCTCATCTCCTCCAGCAACCTGAGTAGCTGGGCCCTGGGCCACATCGCCTGTGCTGTTCTCTCAGATGCCATCTTCGCTGCCTACACCAGCACCATCCTGTCCTTCATGGCCACCATGCTACACACCTACCTGGCAGTTGCTTATGCTCTGCATTACTTCTCCTTCATGTCCTGTGAGGCTGCCCATAAGGTGGTGGCCCTCATTTGGCTGGTGGCTGGCTTTTTCCCCACATTTCTCATTTGGGTCAAAAGCAGGAGGATGCCAGGTTGGTGGAATGAGGGACCTCATGCATCCTGCTGCTGAGCCTGGGCACCGAGCCTGGGCACCAAGCCAGGCAGGGGCCCCCAGGTTGCTGTCACCCACACCTGCATCTTGTGCATTCTGTTTCTGTGCATAGCTCTTATCACCTACTGCTTCTGGAGGATCTGTGCAGAGTCCAGGACTTTGGGTATCTGGGTGCAGGGctattctcaggctagggtcacCCAACTTATCCACACAGTGCTAATGAC CTATGTTAGCCCAGCGGTGGTGTTTTCCCTGGACATTGTGCTGACCAAGTATCACTACATAGGTGCCAGGACTCATATGTGGCTCATGACAGCCAACAGTGATGTAATCATGATGCTTTCCTGTGCTGTGCTCCCATAGCTGTACACAATCCACTACCAGCAGCTGCTGAGAGTGGTCTGGGGCCACTTCTCATCTGGGAGGCACAGCAACATCTTTACCATTTCTCAGAGCTACAGACCTCAAAGCTAA